Proteins encoded by one window of Massilia sp. NR 4-1:
- a CDS encoding PAS domain-containing protein, with protein MSAETSEPLPSIRSQITLLVLACILPALVGLGLLVLHFYHLERSQVVGNAQRMARALAAAVDRDLQTGQSAARALASSPSLQNNDFTAFSSQAAHLLLPDFPGARILLSRADGRILADTGAPADAPELYANTNANRLHYLFAHGQPGLSNLAAARGQPPLFAIDVPVLRDGGTAFALSVVYRAERLKRLLEEQHLPDYVIVGLLDPKGVIMARNRDAERYVGQATSQELREKMLQASEGQMQTYTLEGTPVYASFSRAQHSGWTVAVGVPEDYLMQDLMQFITFISAGVLVLLIAGFALAWGVGGSIGRSVRALSGPARAMAAGEAYELPPLAFREADEVAGALRQMSEDILRYRQQMQTLVDERTAELQQSKALLENLYATAPVGLSFVDPALRIVMINDYMAAVNGAPVQAHLGHRFDELIEDPSLRAAVDKAYRQVLDSAQPIPFAELSGVTPSAPQRISHYMAGYFPVFDAQRELVGITGVLLDITASKQTEAELQRQRQLFSSVVENIPAMIFVKRASDLRYEMLNREGERLLCRSRTAFLGKTDSDVFPPEQARAFSEADRKVLASGQMMDLPDEQVSASGGEVRYVTTRKVALLDQNGEPTHLLGISLDITERKRADAALESTSLRLARSNAFIRTVTDNLPAMVAYWDAGLCCRFANRRFLETFHLTLDQCLGATMEQVLGPRLMELTREQVAAALQGVPQNFARELQRRNSPGQHVWINYLPDFDEEGVVRGFFVLASDVTELKQRELQLQELNQQLMHERDRAEAGSRAKSEFLANMSHEIRTPMNAIIGLARLLEESPLERRERSYVGKIQLATQALLAVVNDVLDFSKIEAGQLKLERARFNLDHILGSTSVLACNAAWDKGVEAVFDVASDVPMELVGDAMRLQQILLNLMSNAVKFTERGEIVLAIRKLSDDDSGITLEFLVRDTGIGIDPEHQLRMFEAFSQVDTSTSRKYGGTGLGLAICRRLADLMDGTIGVESVVGQGSTFRFIYPMQRAPDVPLHPLLPPALQGLHVLLVDDNAASRAALQRAGEAFGWTVWSAASGQAALAQLRKAAQAPRALDLLLIDSAMPEMDGVTVLMLARAEAGLRLPKVVVMAPEQSSEELALLAEGLRLDAILSKPATPHRMQVAALAALSGAAAIPAPPPPQPLAGRLSGMRVLLVEDNEINQEMAQYILLHAGARVEIAANGKLAVELLQSDPARCDAVLMDLQMPVMNGYEATIAIRALGLVQLPIIAMTANTLEEDRSRALDAGMDAHIGKPIDVDELTATLTRLAPLSAARLGAATAQPAAIAADIPASLPGIDLAAALKRLAGNYPAFVGLLKRFENSQGDAVTEVRALLARSERRAATQVLHRLRGVAANLGASDVARLASLAELMLEEGRDAELNALLISLSDAIDIVTGAARTLPLPLQQDGESPAMDADLPQALSELVSLLQNNNLKALSEFNALRPALERLGVDDLPAVANAIDTLDFALAERKLLEMLKRKENQ; from the coding sequence GTGAGCGCAGAAACCAGCGAGCCCCTACCCTCGATCCGTTCGCAGATCACGCTGCTGGTACTCGCTTGCATACTGCCAGCCCTGGTTGGACTGGGCCTGCTGGTCTTGCATTTTTACCATCTTGAGCGCAGCCAGGTGGTCGGCAATGCCCAGCGCATGGCGCGCGCCTTGGCCGCCGCCGTGGACCGCGACCTGCAAACCGGCCAGAGTGCAGCGCGTGCCCTGGCCTCCTCGCCCAGCCTGCAGAACAACGATTTCACCGCCTTCAGCAGCCAGGCCGCGCATTTGCTGCTGCCCGACTTTCCCGGCGCCCGCATCCTCCTGAGCCGGGCCGACGGCAGGATCCTGGCCGATACCGGCGCCCCGGCCGATGCGCCCGAGCTGTACGCCAATACCAATGCCAACCGCCTGCACTACCTGTTCGCCCATGGCCAGCCCGGCCTGAGCAATCTGGCGGCGGCGCGCGGCCAGCCGCCGCTGTTCGCCATCGACGTGCCGGTGCTGCGCGACGGCGGCACGGCCTTCGCGCTGAGCGTGGTGTACCGCGCCGAACGTCTCAAGCGGCTGCTGGAGGAGCAGCATCTGCCCGACTACGTGATCGTCGGCCTGCTCGACCCCAAGGGCGTCATCATGGCGCGCAACCGCGACGCCGAGCGCTACGTGGGCCAGGCCACCAGCCAGGAGTTGCGCGAGAAGATGCTGCAGGCCAGCGAAGGCCAGATGCAGACCTATACCCTGGAAGGCACGCCGGTCTACGCCAGTTTCAGCCGCGCCCAGCACAGCGGCTGGACGGTGGCCGTGGGCGTGCCGGAAGACTATCTGATGCAGGATCTGATGCAGTTCATCACCTTCATCTCGGCCGGGGTGTTGGTGCTGCTGATCGCCGGCTTCGCGCTGGCCTGGGGCGTGGGCGGCAGCATCGGCCGCTCGGTGCGCGCCCTGAGCGGCCCGGCGCGCGCCATGGCCGCGGGCGAGGCGTATGAGCTGCCGCCGCTGGCCTTCCGCGAGGCCGATGAAGTGGCCGGCGCGCTGCGCCAGATGAGCGAGGACATCCTGCGCTACCGCCAGCAGATGCAGACCCTGGTGGACGAGCGCACCGCCGAACTGCAGCAATCCAAGGCCTTGCTGGAAAACCTGTACGCCACGGCGCCGGTGGGCCTGAGCTTTGTCGATCCGGCCCTGCGCATCGTGATGATCAACGACTATATGGCGGCGGTGAACGGCGCGCCGGTGCAGGCGCACCTCGGCCACCGCTTCGATGAGCTGATCGAAGATCCTTCGCTGCGCGCCGCCGTCGACAAGGCGTACCGCCAGGTGCTCGACAGCGCCCAGCCCATTCCCTTCGCCGAATTGAGCGGCGTCACGCCCTCCGCGCCGCAGCGCATCAGCCACTATATGGCGGGCTACTTCCCCGTCTTCGACGCCCAGCGCGAACTGGTGGGCATCACCGGCGTGCTGCTCGACATCACCGCCAGCAAACAGACCGAGGCCGAGCTGCAGCGCCAGCGCCAGCTGTTCAGCTCCGTGGTCGAAAATATCCCGGCCATGATCTTCGTCAAGCGCGCCAGCGACCTGCGCTACGAAATGCTCAACCGCGAAGGCGAACGCCTGCTGTGCCGTTCGCGCACGGCCTTCCTCGGCAAGACCGATAGCGACGTCTTCCCGCCGGAGCAGGCGCGCGCCTTCAGCGAGGCCGACCGCAAAGTGCTGGCCTCGGGCCAGATGATGGATTTGCCGGACGAACAGGTGAGCGCCAGCGGCGGCGAAGTGCGCTATGTCACCACGCGCAAGGTGGCCCTGCTGGACCAGAACGGCGAACCCACCCACCTGCTCGGCATCTCGCTCGATATCACGGAGCGCAAGCGCGCCGACGCGGCGCTGGAAAGCACCTCGCTGCGGCTGGCGCGCAGCAATGCCTTCATCCGCACCGTGACCGACAACCTGCCCGCCATGGTCGCCTACTGGGACGCGGGCCTGTGCTGCCGCTTCGCCAACCGGCGTTTCCTGGAAACCTTCCACCTGACGCTGGACCAGTGCCTGGGCGCCACCATGGAACAGGTGCTGGGGCCGCGCCTGATGGAGCTGACGCGCGAGCAGGTCGCCGCCGCGCTGCAGGGCGTGCCGCAGAACTTCGCGCGCGAGCTGCAGCGGCGCAACAGCCCCGGCCAGCATGTCTGGATCAACTATCTGCCCGATTTCGACGAGGAAGGCGTGGTGCGCGGCTTCTTCGTGCTGGCTTCCGACGTCACGGAATTGAAACAGCGCGAGCTGCAGCTGCAGGAGCTGAACCAGCAGCTGATGCACGAGCGCGACCGCGCCGAGGCGGGCAGCCGCGCCAAGAGCGAGTTCCTGGCCAATATGAGCCACGAGATCCGCACGCCGATGAATGCCATCATCGGCCTGGCGCGCCTGCTGGAAGAGTCGCCGCTGGAACGGCGCGAGCGCAGCTACGTCGGCAAGATCCAGCTGGCCACCCAGGCGCTGCTGGCCGTGGTCAACGACGTGCTGGATTTTTCCAAGATCGAAGCCGGCCAGCTCAAGCTGGAGCGCGCCCGCTTCAATCTCGACCACATCCTCGGCAGCACCTCGGTACTGGCCTGCAACGCGGCCTGGGACAAGGGCGTGGAGGCGGTGTTCGACGTGGCGTCCGACGTGCCGATGGAGCTGGTGGGCGACGCCATGCGCCTGCAGCAAATCCTGCTCAACCTGATGAGCAACGCCGTCAAGTTCACCGAGCGCGGCGAAATCGTGCTGGCCATCCGCAAGCTGAGCGACGACGACAGCGGCATCACGCTGGAATTCCTGGTGCGCGACACCGGCATCGGCATCGACCCCGAGCACCAGCTGCGCATGTTCGAAGCCTTCTCCCAGGTCGACACCAGCACCAGCCGCAAATACGGCGGCACCGGCCTGGGACTGGCGATCTGCCGCCGCCTGGCCGACCTGATGGACGGCACCATCGGCGTGGAAAGCGTGGTGGGCCAGGGTTCCACCTTCCGCTTCATCTATCCGATGCAGCGCGCGCCGGACGTGCCGCTGCATCCGCTGCTGCCGCCCGCCCTGCAAGGCCTGCACGTGCTGCTGGTGGACGATAACGCCGCCTCGCGCGCCGCCCTGCAGCGCGCCGGCGAGGCTTTCGGCTGGACCGTGTGGAGCGCCGCCAGCGGCCAGGCCGCCTTGGCCCAGCTGCGCAAGGCGGCGCAGGCGCCGCGCGCCCTCGACCTGCTGCTGATCGACAGCGCCATGCCCGAAATGGACGGCGTCACCGTGCTGATGCTGGCGCGCGCCGAGGCAGGTCTGCGCCTGCCCAAGGTGGTGGTGATGGCGCCGGAGCAAAGCAGCGAGGAACTGGCCCTGCTGGCCGAGGGCTTGCGGCTGGACGCCATCCTGTCCAAGCCGGCCACGCCGCACCGCATGCAGGTGGCGGCCCTGGCCGCCCTCAGCGGCGCGGCCGCCATTCCCGCGCCGCCGCCACCGCAGCCGCTCGCGGGCCGCCTGAGCGGCATGCGCGTGCTGCTGGTGGAGGATAACGAGATCAACCAGGAAATGGCGCAGTATATTTTGCTGCATGCCGGTGCACGCGTGGAAATCGCCGCCAACGGCAAGCTCGCCGTCGAGCTGCTGCAATCCGATCCGGCACGCTGCGACGCCGTGCTGATGGACCTGCAAATGCCGGTCATGAACGGCTACGAAGCGACCATCGCCATCCGCGCCCTGGGCCTGGTGCAGCTGCCCATCATCGCCATGACCGCCAACACCCTGGAGGAAGACCGCAGCCGCGCCCTGGATGCCGGCATGGACGCCCACATCGGCAAGCCTATCGACGTGGATGAGCTGACCGCCACCCTGACCCGGCTGGCGCCCTTGTCCGCCGCCCGTCTGGGCGCGGCGACGGCGCAGCCGGCGGCCATCGCGGCCGACATTCCCGCCAGCCTGCCCGGCATCGATCTGGCTGCCGCGCTGAAACGCCTGGCCGGCAACTACCCGGCCTTTGTCGGCCTGTTGAAACGCTTCGAAAATTCCCAGGGCGATGCCGTGACCGAGGTGCGCGCCCTGCTGGCCCGCAGCGAGCGGCGCGCCGCCACCCAGGTGCTGCACCGTCTGCGCGGCGTGGCCGCCAACCTGGGCGCCTCCGACGTGGCGCGCCTGGCTTCGCTGGCCGAGTTGATGCTGGAGGAAGGCCGCGATGCCGAGCTCAATGCGCTGCTGATTTCCCTGAGCGATGCGATCGATATCGTCACCGGCGCCGCGCGCACCCTGCCCCTGCCCTTGCAGCAGGATGGCGAGTCGCCAGCGATGGACGCCGATCTGCCGCAGGCGCTGTCGGAACTGGTATCCTTACTGCAAAATAACAATCTGAAGGCGCTGAGCGAATTCAACGCCCTGCGCCCCGCTCTGGAGCGCCTGGGCGTGGACGATCTGCCCGCCGTAGCCAACGCCATCGACACGCTGGATTTCGCGCTCGCCGAAAGAAAGCTGCTGGAAATGCTGAAGCGGAAGGAGAACCAATGA
- a CDS encoding prepilin-type N-terminal cleavage/methylation domain-containing protein, translating into MPHPRPVLQARRQSGFTLVEIAIVLVIIGLLLGGVLKGQGLIDSAKVKNVIQQSNSLQAAVNAYQDKFRALPGDDIQAMQHVPGASGNGNGDGQITEYQLAPQHLALGGFITGAFNGSSDFMTSAQGGAVYIYNDVVGGRGGNGIRFDNLPDSFSEQIDAKLDDGKFDSGSVRATNPYTNNGSIITRTAVFF; encoded by the coding sequence ATGCCCCATCCCCGTCCGGTTTTACAAGCGCGCCGCCAGAGCGGTTTCACGCTGGTGGAAATCGCCATCGTCCTCGTCATCATCGGCCTGCTGCTGGGCGGCGTGCTGAAAGGCCAGGGCCTGATCGACAGCGCCAAGGTCAAGAACGTGATCCAGCAATCGAACTCGCTGCAGGCGGCCGTCAACGCCTATCAGGACAAATTCCGCGCCCTGCCCGGCGACGATATCCAGGCCATGCAGCACGTGCCGGGCGCCTCCGGCAACGGCAATGGCGATGGCCAGATCACCGAGTACCAGCTCGCGCCCCAGCACCTGGCGCTGGGCGGCTTCATCACCGGCGCCTTCAACGGCAGCAGCGACTTCATGACCAGCGCCCAGGGCGGCGCCGTCTACATCTATAACGATGTGGTGGGCGGCCGCGGCGGCAACGGCATCCGCTTCGACAATCTGCCCGACAGCTTCTCCGAGCAGATCGACGCCAAACTCGACGACGGCAAATTCGACAGCGGCTCGGTGCGCGCCACCAACCCGTATACCAATAACGGCAGCATCATCACCCGCACCGCCGTTTTCTTCTGA
- a CDS encoding phosphotransferase, with product MFEEFMGTKAVSERHKFDVAALDAHLRQHIADYPPGELQVAQFKGGQSNPTFKLSIGGRHYVLRTKPAPAAKLLPSAHAIDREYRVMDALHKAGFPAARQYLLCTDEAVIGRAFYVMEFVEGRVLWDQALPGMTPAERAAIYDEQNRVIAQLHSIDYQAIGLGDYGKPGNYFQRQIERWTKQYLASQTETIEAMDQLIAWLPAHIPPGDDTAIVHGDYRLDNLIFHPTEPRILAVLDWELSTLGHPFADFSYHCMSWHIQPGQFRGIAGLDLQALGIPSQQEYIEKYAARTGRTIRLQDFNFYLAFNMFRLASIMQGIMKRYVDGTAASAQALESGRMARPMAELGWSYASGKTVV from the coding sequence ATGTTCGAAGAGTTCATGGGCACCAAGGCTGTATCCGAGCGCCACAAGTTCGACGTGGCGGCGCTGGACGCGCATCTGCGCCAGCATATCGCAGACTATCCGCCAGGCGAGCTGCAGGTCGCGCAGTTCAAGGGCGGACAATCCAATCCCACTTTCAAGTTAAGCATCGGCGGCCGGCATTATGTGCTGCGCACCAAGCCCGCCCCCGCCGCCAAGCTGCTGCCCTCGGCGCACGCCATCGACCGCGAATACCGGGTGATGGACGCGCTGCACAAGGCCGGCTTCCCGGCCGCCCGCCAATACCTGCTATGCACCGACGAGGCGGTGATCGGCCGCGCCTTCTACGTGATGGAGTTCGTCGAAGGGCGCGTGCTGTGGGACCAGGCCCTGCCCGGCATGACGCCGGCCGAACGCGCAGCCATCTACGATGAGCAGAACCGCGTGATCGCCCAGCTGCACAGCATCGACTACCAGGCCATCGGCCTGGGCGACTACGGCAAGCCGGGCAACTACTTCCAGCGCCAGATCGAGCGCTGGACCAAGCAGTATCTGGCCTCGCAGACCGAGACCATCGAAGCGATGGACCAGCTGATCGCCTGGCTGCCGGCGCATATTCCGCCCGGCGACGACACGGCCATCGTGCACGGCGACTACCGCCTCGACAACCTGATCTTCCATCCCACCGAACCGCGCATCCTGGCGGTGCTGGACTGGGAACTGTCCACGCTGGGCCATCCCTTCGCCGATTTTTCGTATCACTGCATGAGCTGGCACATCCAGCCCGGCCAGTTCCGCGGCATCGCCGGTCTGGACCTGCAGGCGCTGGGCATCCCCTCGCAGCAGGAATACATCGAAAAATATGCAGCCCGCACCGGCAGGACCATCCGCCTGCAGGACTTCAATTTCTACCTCGCCTTCAATATGTTCCGCCTGGCCAGCATCATGCAAGGCATCATGAAGCGCTATGTGGACGGCACGGCGGCCAGCGCGCAAGCCCTGGAATCGGGCAGGATGGCACGGCCGATGGCGGAATTGGGCTGGTCTTACGCCAGCGGCAAAACAGTCGTTTAA
- a CDS encoding acyl-CoA dehydrogenase family protein: MDFDYSERCKQLQTKLLAFMDQHIYPNEQAFYQEVERNGREQGNRWIPTEIIERLKPLAREQGLWNLFLPKSARAPDSLSNLDYAPLCEIMGRVGWAPEVFNSSAPDTGNMETLERYGTEAQKQQWLEPLLRGEIRSAFAMTEPGVASSDATNIETRIERDGGDYVINGRKWWISGAGDPRCKVFIAMGKTDFDAPRHQQQSMILVPADTPGITIVRPLPVFGYDDAPHGHCEILFEDVRVPAASILLGEGRGFEIAQGRLGPGRIHHCMRAIGVAERALELMCRRLQARVAFGRRLSEQGVWRERIAEARIRIDTARLLTLKAAYMMDTVGNKVAQAEIAMIKVLAPNVAQQVLDWAIQAYGAAGVSEDFPLACQFALNRTLRLADGPDEVHRNAIAKLELARYS, encoded by the coding sequence ATGGATTTCGACTATTCAGAACGCTGCAAGCAATTGCAGACCAAGCTGCTGGCCTTCATGGACCAGCATATCTATCCGAACGAGCAGGCGTTTTACCAGGAAGTGGAGCGCAACGGACGCGAACAAGGCAACCGCTGGATTCCCACCGAAATCATCGAGCGGCTCAAGCCCCTGGCGCGCGAACAGGGCTTGTGGAATCTTTTCCTGCCCAAATCGGCGCGCGCGCCGGACAGCCTGTCCAATCTGGACTACGCGCCGCTATGCGAAATCATGGGCCGCGTGGGCTGGGCTCCGGAAGTGTTCAACAGCTCGGCGCCCGATACCGGCAATATGGAAACGCTGGAACGCTACGGCACGGAAGCGCAGAAGCAGCAGTGGCTGGAACCGCTGCTGCGCGGCGAGATCCGTTCGGCCTTCGCCATGACCGAGCCCGGCGTGGCCTCCTCCGACGCCACCAATATCGAAACCCGCATCGAGCGCGATGGCGGCGACTATGTGATCAACGGCCGCAAATGGTGGATTTCCGGCGCGGGCGACCCGCGCTGCAAGGTCTTCATCGCCATGGGCAAGACCGACTTCGACGCGCCGCGCCACCAGCAGCAGTCCATGATCCTGGTGCCGGCCGATACGCCGGGCATCACCATCGTGCGTCCGCTGCCGGTGTTCGGCTACGACGACGCGCCGCATGGCCACTGCGAAATCCTGTTCGAGGATGTGCGCGTGCCGGCCGCCAGCATCCTGCTGGGCGAAGGCCGCGGCTTCGAAATCGCCCAGGGCCGCCTCGGCCCGGGCCGCATCCACCACTGCATGCGCGCCATCGGCGTGGCCGAACGCGCGCTGGAGCTGATGTGCCGCCGCCTGCAGGCGCGCGTGGCTTTCGGCCGCCGCCTGTCGGAACAGGGCGTGTGGCGCGAACGCATCGCCGAAGCGCGCATCCGCATCGACACGGCCCGCCTGCTGACGCTGAAAGCGGCGTATATGATGGACACGGTGGGCAACAAGGTGGCGCAGGCAGAAATCGCCATGATCAAGGTGCTGGCGCCGAACGTGGCGCAGCAGGTGCTTGACTGGGCCATCCAGGCTTATGGCGCGGCCGGCGTGTCCGAAGACTTCCCGCTGGCCTGCCAGTTTGCGCTGAACCGCACCCTGCGCCTGGCCGACGGCCCGGACGAGGTGCACCGCAACGCCATCGCCAAGCTGGAACTGGCGCGCTACAGCTGA
- a CDS encoding histidine phosphatase family protein: MSHPLQQRRRVYLMRHGSVTYFDAAGKPFLPESVPLNDAGRLQATAAGQAFAAQQLRFDRVIVSGLPRTVETAQRVLAETGQQITIEAWPELAEIRGGRLSSIPDAQLHEAFTGAFDGVVAEERQFLGGESVGELMDRVHPALRRLRDDAGWDTVLLVLHGGVNRAILSYALTGQRLFLGNLAQTAGCINALDVGAAEQDWVLRFANYSPPAPLQTAKRSTTMEQLLEQYQKSRQLSQQNK, translated from the coding sequence ATGAGCCATCCACTCCAGCAGCGCCGCCGCGTCTATCTGATGCGGCATGGCAGCGTGACCTACTTCGACGCCGCCGGCAAACCCTTCCTGCCCGAGAGCGTGCCGCTGAACGACGCGGGCCGCCTGCAAGCCACGGCCGCCGGCCAAGCCTTCGCCGCCCAGCAGCTGCGCTTCGACCGCGTCATCGTCTCCGGCCTGCCGCGCACGGTGGAAACGGCGCAGCGCGTGCTGGCCGAAACGGGACAGCAGATTACGATTGAAGCGTGGCCGGAACTGGCCGAAATCCGCGGCGGGCGCCTGTCCAGCATCCCCGACGCGCAGCTGCATGAGGCATTCACCGGCGCTTTCGACGGCGTGGTGGCGGAAGAGCGCCAGTTCCTCGGCGGCGAAAGCGTGGGCGAACTGATGGACCGCGTCCACCCCGCCCTGCGCCGCCTGCGCGACGACGCCGGCTGGGACACGGTGCTGCTGGTGCTGCACGGTGGCGTCAACCGCGCCATCCTCTCCTACGCCTTGACCGGCCAGCGCCTCTTCCTCGGCAACTTGGCGCAGACGGCCGGCTGCATCAACGCGCTCGACGTCGGCGCGGCCGAACAGGATTGGGTGCTGCGCTTCGCCAACTACTCGCCGCCCGCCCCGCTGCAAACGGCCAAGCGCAGCACCACGATGGAACAGCTGCTGGAACAGTACCAAAAATCGCGCCAGCTTTCGCAGCAAAATAAATAG
- a CDS encoding type II secretion system protein, translating into MMKTKNAGFTLVEMAIVLVIVGLMVGGLLAPLSSQLEQRRTADTQKTLEEAREALLGFALRNGYLPCPAISAANGLEDRDGSRCTGERRQGFLPWATLGLPKLDSWGHLFRYSVTPAFSDSAAPFRLQTPRDITIATRDAGGNLVAATGVNDIPAVVLSHGKNGYGGFSEQGVRAADAGSGNVDEKANQNPSGTAFITRGASDNASAAGGAYDDIVVWVSPNILYNRMVAAQRLP; encoded by the coding sequence ATGATGAAGACGAAGAACGCAGGTTTCACCCTGGTCGAAATGGCCATCGTGCTGGTGATCGTAGGCCTGATGGTGGGCGGCCTGCTGGCGCCGCTGAGCAGCCAGCTGGAACAGCGACGCACGGCCGATACGCAAAAGACGCTGGAGGAGGCGCGCGAAGCCCTGCTCGGTTTCGCGCTGCGCAACGGCTACCTGCCCTGTCCCGCGATTTCCGCCGCCAACGGCCTGGAAGACCGCGATGGCAGCCGCTGCACCGGCGAACGCCGCCAGGGTTTCCTGCCCTGGGCCACGCTCGGCCTGCCCAAGCTCGATAGCTGGGGCCACCTGTTCCGCTACAGCGTGACGCCGGCTTTCAGCGACAGCGCCGCGCCGTTCCGCCTGCAGACGCCGCGCGACATCACCATCGCCACGCGCGACGCGGGCGGCAACCTGGTGGCGGCCACCGGCGTCAACGATATCCCCGCCGTGGTCCTTTCGCATGGCAAGAACGGCTACGGCGGCTTCAGCGAGCAAGGCGTGCGCGCCGCCGATGCGGGCAGCGGCAACGTGGACGAGAAAGCCAACCAGAATCCATCAGGCACCGCCTTCATCACGCGCGGCGCCAGCGACAACGCCAGCGCCGCCGGCGGCGCGTATGACGACATCGTGGTCTGGGTCTCGCCCAACATCCTGTACAACCGCATGGTCGCCGCCCAGCGCCTGCCCTGA
- a CDS encoding DUF4287 domain-containing protein, protein MSDSDQVKGPASYFPSIEKKYGQPIAHWLALLAGRAGMKHMELVNWLKAEHGLGHGHANALVAHHLAGKKA, encoded by the coding sequence ATGAGCGATAGCGATCAAGTCAAAGGCCCAGCCTCGTATTTCCCCTCGATCGAGAAGAAGTACGGCCAGCCGATCGCACACTGGCTGGCGCTGCTGGCCGGCCGCGCCGGCATGAAGCATATGGAACTGGTGAACTGGCTGAAGGCCGAGCATGGCCTGGGCCACGGCCACGCGAATGCGCTGGTGGCCCATCACCTGGCGGGCAAGAAAGCCTAA